ACCACAAGCCGATCGATGATGGTGTTTTGCTTGACGGCAGCAATCGTGCCCAACAAGATACCGAATATTGCGGCAATGATTACACTAAGAATGGCAAGCTGCATGGTGATCGGGAAACGGTTCATAATCTGATCCCATACCTTTTCACCAGTGAATAACGATGTTCCCAAATCGCCAGCGAACAGGTTTCCGACAAACCGCAAGTACTGCTGCCACAGTGGTTGGTCAAGACCAAGCTTCGCTCTCATTTGACTGATAGCCTCTGGTGTCGCAAACTGTCCGAGTATTTGTGTTGCGGGATCGCCCGGAATGAGATGCACCATCAAGAAGATCAGGACGGATACGCCAAGCAGTGTACCCACCAGGGAAAGTAATCTTTTTATTACATATCGGCGCATGCCTTCACCTCCGTTGTCTATTTTTCGAGCGTGACATCATGCAACGTAATGCCTTGCGTGTACGGATTGACCGTAAAGCCTTTGACGCCGCGTGTGGCTATCACCGTCTCACTTACCCATAAAGGGACCCACGGCAAATCATTTACCAAAATCTCCTGTGCCTCTTCGTAAATCTTGAGACGCGACTGCTCATTCATTTCCAAACGTCCTTTATTCAGTAAAACATCCAACTCAGGGTTGTTGTAATGAGTACGGCTTGTTGAATTGCTCTTTTCAAAAATGAGGTACAAGATATCCGCATCAAACCAGCCGTAGTACATCAAAGCCATGTCATACGACTTTTTCGAAATACGCTCTTTGATGGTTGTCATTTCTTGCACGCTGATTTTCATATCAATACCCGCTTCTTTCAGCTGGCTCTGCAAAATCTGCACCGCTCGCTGAAATGCTGGCTCTTGAGAGACGAGCATTTCTACAGACAACGGTTTCCCGTCCTTATCTACGATGCCATCCCCATTACTGTCCGTCCAGCCTGCTTCCGCTAGCAACTGCCTGGCTTTGCCTAAATCTCTCGTATATAACTGCTTCGCCTTGCTTTCAATCGCTTCACTGTAGCCATAAATCGTGGGTGCCAAAGGACCATAGACCGGCTTGCCGAAGCCGTTCAACGCTACCTGAACAAGTGGATCGCGATCTACGGAGAGGGCTACTGCTTTGCGCAGACGGACATCTGAAAACAACGGGTGCTTATTATTCAATGCGATGTATTTGTTTCCAATGTCCATCACTTTCTCAATCTTGACTCCGGGCAGTGTCTCCAGCTCCGCAACCGAGTTCGGCGGCGCATCATACAACACATGGACCGTACCCTTTTTGAATTCCATCAGGCGTGTATCGTCGTCTTTCATAAACCGGAACATCATGCTGTCGAATTGCAGAGGACCTTTGTTGGCAGCGTACTCCGGTCCCCAGTTATAATCGGGATTTTTCTTGTAGGTGAGCGAAGCACCCCGCTCGCGTTTGTCAAAAATGATCGGTCCCGTTGCAGATGGGTTATCTGCGAAGCCATCCCCTAATTCTTTTGCCTTTTTGGCGTCAAGAGGCGAGACTAATCCACCGACAATGACGTTAACAAACGGAGCAAACGGTTGGCTAAAATGCACCTTGAGCGTATGTTCGTCTGTTGCTTCCACTTTTTCAATTGGACCTGCAAGCCCCTTCACAGGCGAAATGGCGAGCAAACGGTCAAAGGAATCTTTTACGGATGCTGCCGTCATTGGATCGCCAGAGTGATAGCGGACATCTTTGCGGAGGATGAATGTCCAAACCTTGCCGTCCTGCGAGATTTCGTACTTCTCTGCCAAACCCGGATGAAGTTTGCCTGTTGCATCACGGGTCAATAGAGGCTCGTATATTAAACTGTTTTCCATACTCAGCCAGCTCGTTTTGTGCATATCAAGCGAGTCTGGGTCCGTCAAGGAAGCGATGACTAATGTGTTCCCTTTGGCCGCCGTGTCATTCCCCGTTTGATTGGTCGGCTGTGAGGAGCAGCCTGCAATCAACGCCGTTGCCACAAATACACTCATGGCCCCTTGCTTCCACTTGTGAATTTTCATTTCCCGTCCCCCTTATCAATTGCCGTTACACTTCGGTCCCTTCCGCAAACGGGTATATTTGTCGACTTGTCTCTTCGTATTCTTTCAGTCTTTGTTGTACCTGTTCTCCATCAGCCTGAACCACACCACTGATCAAAATATTCAGCATGGAAAAGATCGCCGTCATTCCTTTTAAAGCAGTAGGAGCAGGTGCGCTGACTTTTAAAATTTGATCGGCTACCGGCCCAATAGGAGATAGCTCATCGTCTGTAATCCCGATGATTTTGGCGCCTCTCTCTTTGGCTGCTTTTGCAAACAGAATCGTTTCACTCGTATAGCGGGGGAAGGAGAGTGCGATCACGAGCCACTCCTGATTGATCTGGGTCAACAGATAGTTGACGTCATCAACTGGCCCATTGTACAGATGCGCGTTTCCTCTGACGACATTCAATGTAAAGGCGAGCCAATGGGCTGGAGCATAGGAGCTGCGAAACCCTACAACGAGAATGTGTTTGGCTGCCATAATACTTGAAACCGCTTGCAAAAGATGGTTCTTTTGCAATTCCCCTAACGTTTGCCGAATATACGCAACATCCTGTTCCATGTTATAAGAAATCAGGTCTTGTTTTCCCTTCATCTCAACAGCCGCTGTTCGAAAACTGTGGATGGCATCAGCTTTTGGGACTTTTTCCAATAAGGAGCTGCGAATCTCATTTTGCAATTCGCTGTACCCGGAGTAGGCGAGAGCATAGGATAGTCGGATGATTGTCGTTTCGCTTGTGCCGCTCAATGCCCCAACAACTTTGGCTGGTTGCAGTGCAACGGTCTTCGGCTCGGCGAGAATATATTTGGCTGCTAGTTTTTGTTGGTTGGTCAATTCCGGATAATGCTTGCGGATGCGCTCCTGTACGGATTCCATGATCATCTACTTCCTTGTCAATTGATGTAGGTTCCACTCTGTGGCTGGGTCTAATGGATAAATCGGACGAATGGCTCGCTCGTATTTGAAGAAGCGGAAGTTGAGCGTCGTCAATCCCGGCGAATCGACGGTAATAACGCGTGCGCTAATCGGTTCGAAGGATGCCCGGAAGTGTGTGCTTGATTTCAAGGCCACGATCTTGTATTTGGTCACATCAATTCCGTGCAACAGAAAAATTTGCTCATCCAGCACTTGCGATTTCACGGAGCAAACCAGTACATCAACCCCGTCAATTTGCAAACGAACGGACTTGCCAAAATTCTCATGGCCCCCTTGCCCCATCGGCGTTGTCGCAATGAATTTTCCATCTGTCAAAGCTTTGACGTAGGCTGTTACTTCAAGCGGTTCTCCATGCAAGTAGTCTGTCTTTCCACCCAGTGATAGTTGTATGGTAGCGCCTACTCCTGCCTGATGGGCAATCTGGACTACTTCGGGATCGTAAATAAAACCAAAGCATGCATTCGTCAGCTTGGCTTCCAGCATCGCCCGCAGCAAATGCGTTCCGTCTCCGGGTGTGCCTCCGCCAGGATTATCTGAGGTCTCATTGATTACGATGGGCATGCCTTCCGTTTGCAGTGCCATCGCAATTCCCTCGGCAGGCGTGGGCATGTTCAGCTCGAATTCATCCCGCTTTTCCCAAATCAGACTGGCGACATCCTCGCTCACTTTTTTGGCGAGCTCCTGATCGTTATTCGTAACGCTCAAAACGGAGACGCCCAACTCAGGAATGTCCGTGTACGGAAAACCGTGGAAGAATGCACAGTCGATGACGCCTTCTTCCTTTTCCCACGCCCAGCAGGCTTCGTTTATTTCACGTGCTGGGGAATGATGGGTAGCCGATGTAGGAATCAATAATGGCAGTCGGGTCAAATGCATGGTCGGCTTGATACCTTCTGTAACCATCTTATGCGCAAGGTCGATTGCTTCAATACCACGTTCATAGCAATCCACATGCGGGTAGAGGTGAACACCCAGGAGCGCATCGGCCTCATCCACCATTTTTTGTGTCATGTTTGCATGGAGGTCGAGCGTAACAATTAAGGGAATGTCATAACCGACCAACTGACGCACTGATGCCAGAATGTCGCCCTCCAGATCATCTATTCCTTCTACAACCCCCGCTCCGTGAAGCCCCAGACAAATGGCATCTGCACCTTCTGTCGCAGCAATTGTGTCAAGAAGCTCCTTTTTAATCCGGTCATACGCTTCTCGCACAATCGTCCCCGCTGGATACGTAAAGGTGAGAAAGGTCGGCAAAAGCTCGATGCCCAGCTCTTCGGCGCGATCCACCATCCCTCCAGGAAAGTTGCGAACGCCCCGATTGCGATTCACAATCGTTTCATGATAATCCCACTCATAGCTTTGAAACATCTCGAGCGTCGTGGGCACATTGGAAAACGTATTCGTTTCATGCGCAATCCCACCAATTATCACCTTCATTCTTAGACCCTCCATCCGCTTTTGAAGTATGAACTTTAATTTTTGAATTTTTTGAAGTTTAAACCTTTGTGGACATTATAAAGGTAAGAAAATCATTTATTCAATCGCTAAATTATGAACGTTTTATCGTTTCTGCTATACTCGTTGATTCATAAACAAAAGCCCTCCCCGTTCAGGGAGAGCTTCTGTGTTGCTCGTGCAAATTATGAGGTTTTCCATTTCGCCAATTCAGAAGGGAATTTGTCATTCAACACTTTGATATAGGTACCCTTCATTCCTAACGAACGGGATTCCAGTACACCCGCGCTTGCCAACTTGCGAAGAGCGTTCACGATGACAGATCGTGTCAGACCTGCTTGATCTGCAAGCTGACTAGCTACCAGCAAACCTTCGCGTGCATCCAATTGCTCCATAATTTTTTCAATCGCGATCTGTTCGCTGTAGGACAACGAAGAGAGTGCGATTTTGGCAAATGTTTTGTCACGGACTTCATTTTCAATCTGTTCTGTGCGCTGACGAACGATTTTCATACCGATTACGGTAGCACCGATCTCGCCCAAAATCAGATCTTCTGTTTCAAACTGACCGTAAGCACGCAGCAGGACGAGTGTGCCAAGACGGCTTCCCCCTGCATTGATAGGAACAATCGTCGTCATCATTTGCGGGAAGATCGAATTCAACTCTTTTGGAACCAGGCTGTACGGGCTGGTAACCGGCTCGTTGGCCAAGGTTTGTGACACTTCCAGCAGCTTCTGATGTACACCTTCCTGCAGTTGCGTGGATGAACGCCCCTCTTCTTGCAGGGAGATCTCCTGATTCATTCCACTTCCCAGGATCGAGCCATCTGCGGTAATGATGTAAACATTTGCAGAAATCACTTCAGATAAAAGCCTTGCGAGATCTTGGAAACCTACTCCGCTACCACCCATTGTTTTTTGAAGCATCACATTAATTTTTCTCGTTTTTTCTAACAAATTCATAATAATATCCTCCTCTGGATTCTTCATGCTCACAGTATTGTCAGAAAAATCCAGCCCTATACATGCAAATCGAAAAAGTAGAAAGAGAATTGTGTACAGGAATGGAGGTAGAAGCCTCGACTATCGTAGGCGTTGGCGATGGTAAAACCTCCAAAAAGAAAAAAGGCTGGCAGAGTGGTTATTTTCACTCCGTCAGGCCTTTTTTGAATCACACTCTAGCGAAGCTGCTGCTTAATGAGCGCTTCAATCGCTTCGGCAATGACATGCGTATGTTTGTTCACGTCTGCATTCGTTAAGCGGAAACGAATATAGCGTTCATCGAGATTAAACGCTTCTTCAAATGCTCCCATAAAGCCGCGCGCACGTTTGTCCAGTTCCAATAAAACTTCCAATTCGCCATCACGAAGGAAGAAGACTACTTCGAGCTCCTCCAATTGGCTGCGATATGGCCCTGTTGGACGGAATTCAAATTCCTGTACAAACGGATGGTTGCGACCAAGGTGGCGATTGTATTCGCAGTCTACCTTATACAGCTGGAATCCGATCTGTTGAACAGCATCCAACACTTTGGTCATTAACGGATGTGGGCGAACCTCGATGAAATCGGAATCCCCTGGGTCAATCGCATTTTTAATATCGAGACCTGTCCGCAAGTAAACGGGTTGACGCCCCATTGTCAATGGCGTCTCATAAGGCAATTGAAAAGCGAATGGCAGAACGGTTTCTTCTTTCGGTTTCAATTGTACCCGCTCAGACAAACGATATTTGACAAGTGTGCATTCTTCCTTCGTCTTGTTATCGTTGATTTCTCTTTCATAGTGTGTAACGACATACATGTAGATTTCGTCGATTTCCTGGGCCACATCTCCTCCCTTGATATGGACTTCACCTCTGACCATATCGCCGGGAATGAGTGAATCCTGCTCAAGACGTGCATCTACTTGGGCAGAGCCAATACCTACACTAGCCAACAATTTTTTGAACATGGACATGCGTTCGCCTCTCCTTTATACCGACCCAGACCTATATGATCCGGCTATCAGATATTCTATATAGAAATATACGGCGGAAGAAATAGAAAGTTTCGCGCAATCTTTTGCCAAACATCATCGGGTATAACGTCCGCTGTCACGAACACATGCAGCGTTCTACTAATCACAACCGTTTTGATTCGTACCTCCACGGTCGTTCGATCTGACAAAATATATTCGCGGCGTCGCAGCATTTCATGCAAGACCTGATGGACCTCTGCAACCTGTTCAACCTTCTTCCCTTTTAACGAAGCGAGATCCTTTTCCACGCGATCGACTACTTGAACCACAATGGTGGCATGAAGCGGCTGCTTCTGATCGGCAGTGAGAACAGAGGCGCGTACGTCTTCGATAACGGTCTCTTGCTTTTTGCGATAAACCCGCTGATTTTGCTTCAGCTCCAGATTTTCCTCGTACAGTTTTTTGTTTTGCAGTTCCAAGCTTTTTTTGATCAGCATCATCTGCTCCATCTCGCGTCCGTATGTAAATAAAATCACGGTTCCGCCCAACACGCACCCCATGAGCAAAAGAGCGAGGTAACGTTTCCAAAGAATTACCTTCATGAGCGCACCTGTACCAGCCAATGCACGCAAATCGTTCCGATATGGGCACCCAAGAATGCAACGACGATCATAACAAGCTGTTTAAAGACCGGAGTCAAATTTCCCATCAGTATTTTTTCGATCTGCAAAAACGAATCAAATGTTCCGCCCAATGCCCCAACCAATCCCCATATTTTGAGCTGGTCAGCCAATTGGGCCATCGATAACAGAGGAGGCTTTTCCGTGAGAAATGCGCCCACCCCACCTGAAAGAGCGCCGCCGACCACAATGCCATAAGCCACAAAAAACGTCAAAATGACTTGTGCCATGATGTGCTTCATCCTTTCTTCGAACAAGCAGCATATGCTTATCCCTACGCTCGTCGTCCCGGTTTTATAACAGGACTTGACAGCGTTCCAAATAAAAAGCGGCATGCTATAT
This genomic stretch from Brevibacillus brevis harbors:
- a CDS encoding ABC transporter substrate-binding protein; protein product: MKIHKWKQGAMSVFVATALIAGCSSQPTNQTGNDTAAKGNTLVIASLTDPDSLDMHKTSWLSMENSLIYEPLLTRDATGKLHPGLAEKYEISQDGKVWTFILRKDVRYHSGDPMTAASVKDSFDRLLAISPVKGLAGPIEKVEATDEHTLKVHFSQPFAPFVNVIVGGLVSPLDAKKAKELGDGFADNPSATGPIIFDKRERGASLTYKKNPDYNWGPEYAANKGPLQFDSMMFRFMKDDDTRLMEFKKGTVHVLYDAPPNSVAELETLPGVKIEKVMDIGNKYIALNNKHPLFSDVRLRKAVALSVDRDPLVQVALNGFGKPVYGPLAPTIYGYSEAIESKAKQLYTRDLGKARQLLAEAGWTDSNGDGIVDKDGKPLSVEMLVSQEPAFQRAVQILQSQLKEAGIDMKISVQEMTTIKERISKKSYDMALMYYGWFDADILYLIFEKSNSTSRTHYNNPELDVLLNKGRLEMNEQSRLKIYEEAQEILVNDLPWVPLWVSETVIATRGVKGFTVNPYTQGITLHDVTLEK
- a CDS encoding MurR/RpiR family transcriptional regulator translates to MIMESVQERIRKHYPELTNQQKLAAKYILAEPKTVALQPAKVVGALSGTSETTIIRLSYALAYSGYSELQNEIRSSLLEKVPKADAIHSFRTAAVEMKGKQDLISYNMEQDVAYIRQTLGELQKNHLLQAVSSIMAAKHILVVGFRSSYAPAHWLAFTLNVVRGNAHLYNGPVDDVNYLLTQINQEWLVIALSFPRYTSETILFAKAAKERGAKIIGITDDELSPIGPVADQILKVSAPAPTALKGMTAIFSMLNILISGVVQADGEQVQQRLKEYEETSRQIYPFAEGTEV
- a CDS encoding M81 family metallopeptidase; its protein translation is MKVIIGGIAHETNTFSNVPTTLEMFQSYEWDYHETIVNRNRGVRNFPGGMVDRAEELGIELLPTFLTFTYPAGTIVREAYDRIKKELLDTIAATEGADAICLGLHGAGVVEGIDDLEGDILASVRQLVGYDIPLIVTLDLHANMTQKMVDEADALLGVHLYPHVDCYERGIEAIDLAHKMVTEGIKPTMHLTRLPLLIPTSATHHSPAREINEACWAWEKEEGVIDCAFFHGFPYTDIPELGVSVLSVTNNDQELAKKVSEDVASLIWEKRDEFELNMPTPAEGIAMALQTEGMPIVINETSDNPGGGTPGDGTHLLRAMLEAKLTNACFGFIYDPEVVQIAHQAGVGATIQLSLGGKTDYLHGEPLEVTAYVKALTDGKFIATTPMGQGGHENFGKSVRLQIDGVDVLVCSVKSQVLDEQIFLLHGIDVTKYKIVALKSSTHFRASFEPISARVITVDSPGLTTLNFRFFKYERAIRPIYPLDPATEWNLHQLTRK
- the codY gene encoding GTP-sensing pleiotropic transcriptional regulator CodY — protein: MNLLEKTRKINVMLQKTMGGSGVGFQDLARLLSEVISANVYIITADGSILGSGMNQEISLQEEGRSSTQLQEGVHQKLLEVSQTLANEPVTSPYSLVPKELNSIFPQMMTTIVPINAGGSRLGTLVLLRAYGQFETEDLILGEIGATVIGMKIVRQRTEQIENEVRDKTFAKIALSSLSYSEQIAIEKIMEQLDAREGLLVASQLADQAGLTRSVIVNALRKLASAGVLESRSLGMKGTYIKVLNDKFPSELAKWKTS
- a CDS encoding sporulation protein, with translation MSMFKKLLASVGIGSAQVDARLEQDSLIPGDMVRGEVHIKGGDVAQEIDEIYMYVVTHYEREINDNKTKEECTLVKYRLSERVQLKPKEETVLPFAFQLPYETPLTMGRQPVYLRTGLDIKNAIDPGDSDFIEVRPHPLMTKVLDAVQQIGFQLYKVDCEYNRHLGRNHPFVQEFEFRPTGPYRSQLEELEVVFFLRDGELEVLLELDKRARGFMGAFEEAFNLDERYIRFRLTNADVNKHTHVIAEAIEALIKQQLR
- a CDS encoding YtrH family sporulation protein, whose translation is MAQVILTFFVAYGIVVGGALSGGVGAFLTEKPPLLSMAQLADQLKIWGLVGALGGTFDSFLQIEKILMGNLTPVFKQLVMIVVAFLGAHIGTICVHWLVQVRS